A DNA window from Chelativorans sp. AA-79 contains the following coding sequences:
- a CDS encoding DUF922 domain-containing protein: MLRSLPFLFMLAAGLTPASAASISKTYSYFPIGGMTLPEIEQQLHARGPKLDSTGQRHPGATNMEFTTRIDYAETRGQCSVGNARVSVKAKVILPRWRDRRRAETEVRMIWDTLSRDIKRHEESHLSIAKNHARLLENTLKALPRRKTCRALAQDVKATTQRVLAQHDAAQEKFDRIESINFESRMMRLLRYRLQQIEAAQKRQLQGR; this comes from the coding sequence ATGTTACGTTCTCTGCCTTTCCTTTTCATGCTTGCAGCAGGGCTCACCCCGGCCTCGGCGGCGTCGATCTCCAAGACCTACAGCTATTTTCCGATCGGCGGCATGACGCTGCCGGAAATCGAGCAGCAATTGCACGCGCGCGGCCCCAAGCTCGACAGCACCGGCCAGCGCCATCCGGGCGCCACCAACATGGAATTCACGACGCGGATCGACTATGCCGAAACCCGCGGCCAGTGCAGCGTCGGCAATGCCCGCGTCTCGGTGAAAGCAAAGGTGATCCTGCCGCGATGGCGGGACCGCAGGCGCGCGGAAACCGAGGTCCGGATGATCTGGGACACCCTCTCCCGTGACATCAAGCGCCATGAAGAGAGCCACCTGAGCATCGCGAAGAACCATGCGCGGCTTCTCGAGAACACGCTGAAGGCCCTGCCCCGGAGAAAGACGTGCAGGGCGCTCGCTCAGGACGTGAAGGCGACGACGCAACGCGTTCTCGCCCAGCACGACGCCGCCCAGGAAAAATTCGATCGCATCGAGAGCATCAATTTCGAAAGCCGGATGATGCGGCTTCTGCGTTACCGCCTCCAGCAGATCGAAGCCGCCCAGAAGCGGCAGTTGCAGGGCAGATGA
- a CDS encoding NAD(P)/FAD-dependent oxidoreductase, whose amino-acid sequence MAFTTKTDVLIVGAGPVGLFAVFELGLLDLKCHLVDILDRPGGQCTELYPEKPIYDIPAWPVISAQALVDRLMEQIRPFKPQFTFNRVVSTLERLPDGSFRATTDEGEVLEAKAVVIAAGGGSFQPKRPPIPGIEDYEGKSVFYAVRRMEAFRGEDVLIVGGGDSALDWTLNLQPIARRVTLVHRRPEFRAAPDSVNRMFALQEEHKLEFQIGQVTRLSGKDGILTGATVKGPEGEVEIPCTRLLPFFGLTMKLGPIADWGLNLHENLIPVDTEKFETSEPGIFAIGDINHYPGKLKLILSGFHEAALMAQAAKRIVSPNERIVFQYTTSSTSLQKKLGVRS is encoded by the coding sequence ATGGCATTCACCACGAAGACGGACGTGCTGATCGTCGGAGCAGGGCCGGTGGGCCTTTTCGCCGTCTTCGAGCTCGGGCTCCTCGACCTCAAATGTCATCTCGTGGACATTCTTGACCGGCCCGGCGGACAGTGCACCGAACTTTACCCGGAAAAGCCGATCTACGACATTCCCGCCTGGCCTGTGATCTCGGCGCAGGCGCTGGTGGACCGCCTGATGGAGCAGATCAGGCCTTTCAAGCCGCAGTTCACCTTCAACCGTGTGGTCAGCACGCTTGAGCGGCTGCCCGACGGCTCCTTCCGCGCGACCACGGACGAGGGTGAAGTGCTCGAGGCCAAGGCGGTGGTGATCGCCGCGGGCGGCGGATCGTTCCAGCCGAAGCGCCCGCCGATTCCCGGCATCGAAGACTATGAGGGCAAGAGCGTCTTCTATGCCGTGCGGCGTATGGAGGCGTTTCGCGGCGAAGACGTCCTGATCGTGGGCGGCGGCGATTCCGCGCTCGACTGGACGCTCAATCTGCAGCCGATCGCCCGCCGTGTAACATTGGTTCACCGACGGCCGGAATTCCGTGCCGCTCCCGACAGCGTCAACAGGATGTTCGCGCTTCAGGAGGAGCACAAGCTTGAATTCCAGATCGGCCAGGTGACCCGCCTTTCCGGCAAGGACGGAATTCTCACAGGTGCCACCGTGAAGGGGCCGGAAGGGGAGGTGGAGATACCCTGCACGCGGCTGCTCCCGTTCTTCGGCCTCACCATGAAGCTTGGCCCTATCGCCGACTGGGGCCTCAACCTTCACGAAAACCTCATTCCGGTCGACACCGAGAAGTTCGAGACCTCGGAGCCCGGTATTTTCGCCATAGGGGACATCAATCACTATCCGGGCAAGCTGAAGCTCATTCTCTCCGGCTTCCACGAGGCTGCCCTGATGGCCCAGGCGGCCAAGCGCATCGTCAGTCCTAACGAGCGCATTGTCTTCCAATACACGACGTCTTCCACCAGCCTGCAGAAGAAGCTCGGCGTGAGAAGCTGA
- a CDS encoding 2Fe-2S iron-sulfur cluster-binding protein, translating to MTKLTFIAFDGTEFDLEAENGSTVMENAIRNGVPGIEAECGGACACATCHVYVDEQWTEIVGPPEAMEEDMLDFAYDVRPNSRLSCQIRVRDELDGLVVRVPERQG from the coding sequence ATGACCAAGCTGACATTCATCGCGTTCGACGGAACCGAGTTCGACCTGGAAGCCGAGAACGGCTCGACCGTGATGGAGAATGCCATACGCAACGGAGTGCCCGGGATCGAGGCGGAGTGCGGAGGCGCCTGCGCCTGCGCGACCTGCCATGTCTATGTGGACGAGCAATGGACGGAGATCGTCGGACCGCCGGAAGCGATGGAGGAAGACATGCTCGACTTCGCTTATGACGTGCGGCCCAATTCACGGCTGTCCTGCCAGATCCGCGTGCGCGACGAACTCGACGGCCTCGTCGTGCGCGTGCCGGAGCGCCAGGGCTGA
- a CDS encoding Hpt domain-containing protein codes for MSDWQNGNISKLLPIDLAHLSRQTLGDESLKREVLGLFLVQATAARTELAQAKGEARRSLAHRLVGSARAVGAFAIAACAAELEASPQSEAAAEQLPLLIDEMQLFLSEQMG; via the coding sequence ATGTCGGACTGGCAAAATGGCAACATTTCCAAATTGCTGCCGATCGATCTTGCACATCTTTCTCGTCAGACTCTTGGGGATGAATCGCTGAAGCGTGAGGTGCTGGGGCTGTTCCTCGTTCAGGCGACAGCCGCGCGAACCGAGCTTGCCCAGGCGAAGGGGGAGGCGCGCCGCAGCCTTGCGCACAGGCTGGTCGGCTCCGCCCGTGCGGTCGGTGCTTTCGCCATCGCCGCCTGTGCCGCGGAGCTGGAGGCTTCCCCCCAGTCCGAGGCGGCCGCCGAACAGCTTCCGCTCCTGATCGACGAGATGCAGCTTTTCCTGTCCGAGCAGATGGGCTGA
- a CDS encoding LuxR family transcriptional regulator → MNHGRDGAIRPEREIIQAARRATSVEEAVFLVRDGLGLAHTTFHMNVSGVGPLDYPFLRTTYPPEWIARYVLRAYLNLDPTIREGFASTHPIMWHDLVMNEREKEFMADARAHGIGTYGCSIPTIDRFSRRSLLSMSANLELDAWIDFIGRFGSAATEVAQILHAKAIEELSLAAPLGAALAPREVECLLWTARGKDSKDIAGILKLSEYTVRSYLRTARQKLKCRNLSQAVAKAVHKRIIAP, encoded by the coding sequence ATGAACCATGGCCGTGACGGTGCCATCCGGCCAGAACGTGAGATCATACAGGCTGCACGCCGCGCGACGAGCGTCGAAGAAGCTGTCTTTCTGGTGCGCGATGGTCTCGGCTTGGCGCATACGACCTTCCACATGAACGTCTCGGGCGTCGGGCCTCTCGATTATCCTTTCCTCAGAACCACTTATCCGCCGGAATGGATCGCGCGCTATGTCCTGCGCGCATACCTCAATCTCGACCCCACCATTCGCGAGGGCTTCGCGTCGACGCACCCGATCATGTGGCACGATCTCGTCATGAACGAGCGAGAGAAGGAATTCATGGCCGACGCCCGCGCCCACGGCATCGGAACGTATGGCTGCTCCATCCCCACGATAGACCGCTTTTCCAGGCGTTCGCTTCTTTCGATGAGCGCGAACCTGGAACTCGACGCCTGGATCGACTTCATCGGCCGTTTTGGATCCGCTGCAACGGAGGTAGCGCAGATCCTTCATGCGAAGGCGATCGAGGAGTTGTCTCTTGCCGCACCTTTGGGCGCCGCTCTCGCCCCGCGCGAGGTCGAGTGCCTCTTATGGACCGCGCGCGGCAAGGACTCCAAGGATATCGCCGGGATCCTCAAGCTCTCGGAATACACCGTGAGGAGCTATCTGCGGACCGCCCGCCAGAAGCTCAAATGCAGAAACCTTTCCCAGGCTGTCGCCAAGGCGGTCCACAAGCGCATCATCGCTCCATAG
- the glpK gene encoding glycerol kinase GlpK, with protein sequence MNGFVLAIDQGTTSTRAIVFDRKMQAVGIGQEEFPQHYPASGWVEHDPEDIWRSVVSTVEAALDNAGIEAKEVAGIGITNQRETVVVWDRETGKPIHNAIVWQDRRTAPLCEKLKGEGLEPLFAERTGLVLDPYFSGTKLSWLLDKVQGARQRAEQGQLLGGTIDSFLIWRLTGGRVHATDATNASRTLLYNIETNAWDEELLDILNVPRALLAEVKDTAAEFGTTESGLFGAAIPILGVAGDQQAATIGQACFEPGMLKSTYGTGCFAVLNTGPSLVRSKNRLLSTIAYRFDGETTYAVEGSIFVAGAAVQWLRDGLRIIDKAGDSGPLAEQSDPTQDLYLVPAFVGLGAPYWDAEARGAIFGLTRNTGPAEFARATLESVAFQTRDLLDAMRKDWPDGGEMKVLRVDGGMVASDWTMQCLADILDAPVDRPTVLETTALGAAWLAGSRAGVWPGMREFARSWALDRQFTPGMGDAERERKLRGWRDAVRRTLSTMER encoded by the coding sequence ATGAACGGCTTCGTCTTGGCCATCGACCAGGGGACGACCTCGACCAGGGCCATCGTCTTCGACCGTAAGATGCAGGCGGTCGGCATCGGGCAGGAGGAGTTCCCGCAGCACTACCCCGCCTCGGGCTGGGTGGAGCATGACCCGGAGGACATCTGGAGAAGTGTGGTCTCGACCGTCGAGGCGGCACTGGACAATGCCGGGATCGAGGCGAAGGAGGTGGCCGGGATCGGCATCACCAACCAGCGTGAGACGGTCGTGGTCTGGGACCGCGAGACGGGAAAGCCGATCCACAACGCCATCGTCTGGCAGGACCGGCGCACCGCGCCCTTGTGCGAGAAGCTGAAGGGCGAGGGCCTGGAGCCGCTTTTCGCGGAAAGAACGGGGCTGGTGCTTGATCCCTATTTTTCCGGCACGAAGCTCTCCTGGCTGCTCGACAAGGTGCAGGGCGCGCGGCAGCGGGCGGAGCAAGGCCAGTTGCTTGGCGGCACGATCGACAGCTTCCTCATCTGGCGATTGACCGGCGGGCGGGTCCACGCGACCGACGCGACGAATGCCTCGCGCACGCTTCTTTATAACATTGAGACCAACGCGTGGGACGAGGAACTCCTTGACATTCTCAACGTGCCCCGCGCGCTGCTTGCCGAGGTCAAGGATACGGCGGCCGAGTTCGGCACGACGGAAAGTGGCCTTTTCGGCGCGGCCATCCCCATTCTCGGCGTTGCGGGCGATCAGCAGGCCGCCACCATCGGCCAGGCCTGCTTCGAGCCGGGCATGCTCAAATCCACCTATGGCACGGGGTGCTTCGCCGTGCTCAATACCGGTCCGTCACTGGTTCGCTCGAAGAACCGGCTGCTGTCGACGATCGCCTACCGGTTTGACGGCGAGACGACTTACGCCGTGGAGGGCTCCATCTTCGTGGCAGGCGCAGCCGTGCAATGGCTGCGTGATGGATTGAGGATCATCGACAAGGCCGGCGATTCAGGGCCGCTCGCCGAACAATCCGACCCGACGCAGGATCTCTATCTGGTGCCGGCCTTCGTCGGCCTCGGCGCACCCTATTGGGATGCGGAGGCGCGGGGCGCGATCTTCGGTCTGACGCGCAACACCGGGCCTGCGGAGTTTGCCCGCGCCACGCTGGAATCGGTGGCCTTCCAAACGCGCGACCTACTCGATGCGATGCGCAAGGATTGGCCGGACGGTGGAGAGATGAAGGTCCTGCGTGTGGATGGCGGGATGGTGGCGAGCGACTGGACCATGCAGTGCCTCGCCGACATTCTCGACGCGCCGGTGGACCGGCCGACGGTCCTGGAGACCACGGCGCTCGGTGCCGCCTGGCTCGCCGGCTCGCGCGCCGGCGTATGGCCGGGCATGCGGGAGTTCGCCCGAAGCTGGGCGCTCGATCGTCAGTTCACGCCAGGCATGGGCGATGCGGAACGCGAGCGCAAATTGCGGGGATGGCGCGATGCCGTGCGCAGGACATTGAGCACTATGGAGCGATGA
- a CDS encoding ABC transporter substrate-binding protein — protein sequence MQRHLLMTTSALMLLMGASSAMAGMDEAKEFLDAEIGDMSTLDRAAQEAEMQWFIDAAQPFQGMDIKVVSETITTHEYESKVLAPAFTAITGIKVTHDLIGEGDVIEKLQTQMQSGENIYDAYVNDSDLIGTHWRYQQVRNLTDWMANEGADVTNPDLDVDDFIGKSFTTAPDGKLYQLPDQQFANLYWFRYDWFNDEQNKADFREKYGYELGVPVNWSAYEDIAEFFTGREIDGQRVYGHMDYGKKDPSLGWRFTDAWLSMAGNGDKGIPNGLPVDEWGIKVDENSRPVGSCVARGGDTNGPAAVYSIDKYLEWLKAYAPPEAQGMTFSESGPVPAQGSVAQQIFWYTAFTADMVKDGLPVVNEDGTPKWRMAPSPHGVYWKDGMKLGYQDVGSWTLMKSTPDDRAKAAWLYAQFVTSKTVDVKKSHVGLTFIRESTIQHDSFTERAPKLGGLVEFYRSPARVQWSPTGTNVPDYPKLAQLWWQAIGDAASGAKTAQEAMDSLCAEQEQVLSRLERAGIQGDVGPKLAEEHDLEYWHQEAVAKGNLAPQPKIENEKEKPITINYDELVKSWNDS from the coding sequence ATGCAACGGCACTTGTTAATGACGACTTCGGCGCTGATGCTCCTGATGGGAGCGAGCAGCGCAATGGCAGGAATGGACGAGGCGAAGGAATTCCTCGATGCCGAGATCGGCGACATGTCTACGCTCGACCGCGCCGCGCAGGAAGCGGAGATGCAGTGGTTCATCGACGCCGCGCAGCCTTTCCAGGGCATGGACATCAAGGTGGTCTCCGAGACGATCACGACGCACGAATACGAGTCGAAGGTGCTGGCGCCGGCTTTCACGGCCATCACCGGCATCAAGGTGACGCACGATCTGATCGGCGAAGGCGATGTCATCGAGAAGCTGCAGACGCAGATGCAGTCGGGTGAAAACATCTACGATGCCTATGTCAACGATTCGGACCTGATCGGCACCCACTGGCGCTACCAGCAGGTGCGCAACCTGACCGACTGGATGGCGAACGAGGGCGCCGACGTCACCAACCCGGACCTCGACGTGGACGACTTCATCGGCAAGTCCTTCACGACGGCGCCGGACGGAAAGCTCTACCAGCTTCCCGACCAGCAGTTCGCCAACCTCTACTGGTTCCGCTACGACTGGTTCAACGACGAGCAGAACAAGGCCGATTTCCGAGAGAAATACGGCTACGAGCTCGGCGTGCCGGTCAACTGGTCGGCCTATGAGGACATCGCCGAATTCTTCACCGGCCGGGAAATCGATGGCCAGAGGGTCTATGGCCATATGGATTACGGCAAGAAGGACCCGTCGCTCGGCTGGCGCTTCACCGATGCCTGGCTTTCCATGGCGGGCAATGGCGACAAGGGCATCCCGAACGGACTGCCGGTCGACGAGTGGGGCATCAAGGTGGACGAGAACTCCCGGCCTGTCGGCTCCTGCGTAGCCCGCGGCGGCGACACCAATGGTCCCGCGGCGGTCTATTCCATCGACAAGTATCTCGAATGGCTGAAGGCCTATGCTCCGCCGGAAGCTCAAGGCATGACCTTCTCCGAATCCGGCCCCGTGCCGGCACAGGGTTCGGTGGCCCAGCAAATATTCTGGTACACGGCATTCACGGCCGACATGGTGAAGGACGGCCTGCCGGTGGTGAACGAGGACGGCACGCCCAAGTGGCGCATGGCCCCGAGCCCGCACGGCGTCTACTGGAAGGACGGCATGAAGCTCGGCTATCAGGACGTCGGTTCCTGGACGCTGATGAAGTCCACGCCCGACGACCGCGCCAAGGCGGCCTGGCTCTACGCCCAGTTCGTCACGTCGAAGACCGTGGACGTGAAGAAGAGCCATGTGGGGCTCACCTTCATCCGCGAGAGCACGATCCAGCATGACAGCTTCACCGAGCGCGCGCCGAAGCTCGGCGGCCTGGTCGAGTTCTATCGCTCGCCCGCCCGCGTGCAATGGTCGCCGACGGGCACCAACGTGCCGGATTACCCGAAGCTGGCGCAGCTCTGGTGGCAGGCGATCGGCGACGCGGCCTCCGGCGCCAAGACGGCACAGGAAGCCATGGATTCGCTTTGCGCCGAGCAGGAGCAGGTGCTGTCCCGCCTGGAGCGTGCCGGCATCCAGGGCGACGTCGGCCCGAAGCTCGCCGAGGAGCACGATCTCGAATACTGGCACCAGGAGGCGGTGGCCAAGGGCAACCTCGCGCCACAGCCAAAGATCGAGAATGAGAAGGAAAAGCCGATCACCATCAACTACGACGAACTGGTGAAGAGCTGGAACGATTCGTAA
- a CDS encoding DUF2160 domain-containing protein: MDFSWMAWTWPTALFFIAIATLLLSMGVWEYFSPGGNPRVGILQFETTRGDRLFVSLLGAAFINLAWLGLVGPGLWWALALSIVYAVGVFRWV, from the coding sequence ATGGACTTCTCCTGGATGGCCTGGACCTGGCCGACGGCGCTCTTCTTCATCGCGATCGCGACTCTGCTTCTGAGCATGGGCGTGTGGGAATATTTCTCGCCGGGTGGCAATCCGCGCGTCGGCATCCTGCAGTTCGAGACGACACGCGGCGACCGGCTGTTCGTCTCGCTGCTCGGCGCTGCTTTCATAAATCTCGCATGGCTGGGGCTCGTCGGCCCCGGTCTTTGGTGGGCTCTCGCTCTCTCCATCGTCTACGCGGTTGGTGTGTTCCGATGGGTCTAG
- a CDS encoding carbohydrate ABC transporter permease — MMRRGTRSRFWWLVPTIYILFLMLPIYWLINMSFKTNTEILGTFSLWPENPTLRNYRVIFTDPAWYSGYINSIIYVVMNTVISVTAALPAAYAFSRYRFLGDKHLFFWLLTNRMAPPAVFALPFFQLYSAFGLIDTHIAVALAHCLFNVPLAVWILEGFMSGVPKEIDETAYIDGYSFPRFFVKIFMPLIASGIGVAAFFCFMFSWVELLLARTLTTTDAKPIAATMTRTVSASGLDWGVLAAAGVLTIIPGALVIWFVRNYIAKGFALGRV; from the coding sequence ATGATGCGGCGCGGCACGCGCTCGCGCTTCTGGTGGCTGGTGCCGACCATCTATATCCTTTTCCTGATGCTGCCGATCTACTGGCTCATCAATATGAGCTTCAAGACGAATACGGAGATCCTCGGCACTTTCTCGCTCTGGCCGGAGAACCCGACCCTCAGGAACTATCGCGTCATCTTCACCGATCCCGCCTGGTATTCGGGTTATATCAATTCGATCATCTATGTGGTGATGAACACGGTGATCTCGGTCACGGCGGCTCTGCCGGCTGCCTATGCCTTCTCGCGCTACCGGTTCCTGGGCGACAAGCACCTGTTCTTCTGGCTTTTGACGAACCGCATGGCGCCGCCGGCCGTTTTCGCACTGCCCTTCTTCCAGCTTTATTCGGCCTTCGGCCTGATCGACACGCACATCGCCGTCGCGCTGGCGCACTGCCTCTTCAACGTGCCGCTGGCGGTCTGGATCCTCGAAGGCTTCATGTCCGGCGTGCCGAAGGAGATCGACGAGACGGCCTATATCGACGGCTATTCCTTCCCGCGCTTCTTCGTGAAGATTTTCATGCCGCTGATCGCGAGCGGCATCGGGGTGGCGGCCTTCTTCTGCTTCATGTTCTCCTGGGTGGAACTGCTGCTCGCCCGCACGCTGACGACGACGGATGCCAAGCCAATCGCCGCCACGATGACGCGGACGGTCTCCGCCTCCGGCCTCGACTGGGGCGTACTGGCGGCGGCCGGCGTGCTCACGATCATTCCCGGCGCGCTCGTGATCTGGTTCGTGCGCAACTACATCGCCAAGGGCTTCGCCCTGGGGAGGGTGTGA
- a CDS encoding sugar ABC transporter permease: MMKTVNNKAWFLVLPVLALVAFSAVIPLMTVVNYSVQDTFGNNVFFWAGTEWFEEVLHSDRFWAAAGRNLAFSAIILAIEVPLGIFIALNMPRKGWGVPVCLVLMALPLLIPFNVVGTIWQVFGRIDIGLLGRTLYALGFDYNYVNDPVDAWATIILMDVWHWTSLVVLLCYAGLVSIPDAYYQAAKIDGASRWAVFRYIQLPKMHRVLLIAILLRFMDSFMIYTEPFVLTGGGPGNTTTFLSIDLVKLAIGEFNLGEAAAMSIIYFLIILLMSWVFYTVMTSYGTEKR; this comes from the coding sequence CTGATGAAGACCGTGAACAACAAGGCCTGGTTCCTGGTGCTGCCGGTCCTGGCGCTGGTGGCCTTCTCGGCCGTCATTCCGCTCATGACGGTGGTCAACTATTCGGTCCAGGACACGTTCGGGAACAATGTCTTCTTCTGGGCCGGCACCGAATGGTTCGAAGAGGTTCTGCATTCGGACCGCTTCTGGGCGGCGGCGGGCCGCAACCTTGCTTTCTCCGCGATCATCCTGGCGATCGAGGTGCCGCTCGGCATCTTCATCGCGCTCAACATGCCGCGAAAGGGCTGGGGCGTGCCGGTCTGCCTCGTGCTGATGGCGCTGCCGCTCCTCATTCCTTTCAACGTCGTGGGCACGATCTGGCAGGTTTTCGGACGCATCGATATCGGCCTTCTGGGGCGTACCCTCTACGCGCTCGGCTTCGACTACAACTATGTGAACGATCCCGTCGACGCCTGGGCCACGATCATCCTGATGGATGTCTGGCATTGGACGAGCCTCGTCGTACTGCTCTGCTATGCAGGCCTCGTCTCCATTCCGGACGCCTATTACCAGGCGGCCAAGATCGACGGCGCGTCGCGCTGGGCGGTGTTCCGCTACATCCAGCTGCCCAAGATGCACCGGGTTCTTTTGATCGCCATCCTGCTTCGTTTCATGGATTCCTTCATGATCTACACGGAGCCATTCGTGCTGACGGGTGGCGGGCCGGGCAACACGACCACCTTCCTGTCGATCGATCTCGTGAAGCTCGCCATCGGCGAATTCAACCTCGGCGAGGCGGCTGCCATGTCGATCATCTACTTCCTGATTATCCTGCTCATGTCGTGGGTCTTCTACACGGTCATGACCAGCTACGGCACGGAGAAACGGTAA
- a CDS encoding ABC transporter ATP-binding protein: MARIELKELRHAYAANPESETDYALRRVDHVFKDGGAYALLGPSGCGKTTLLNIISGLIRPSEGAILFDGVDVTGLPTEARNIAQVFQFPVVYDTMTVYDNLAFPLRNRRVPEEAVSRRVREVIAMLGLDDRAGQRAQGLTGDEKQKISLGRGLVRADVNAILFDEPLTVIDPHLKWALRTQLKEMHRRFGHTMVYVTHDQTEALTFADTVVVMYEGEIVQIGTPEELFERPRHTFVGYFIGSPGMNLLPATIEGATARLGSQSITLPGGLGKPPVGQLELGIRPEFVRLGREGMPVVIGKIEDIGRRKIIHASLEGEAIAIVVNEDEEIPAEPHVVFDPAHLNLYAGSWRVELGGPR, translated from the coding sequence ATGGCACGGATCGAGCTGAAGGAACTTCGTCACGCCTACGCCGCCAATCCGGAGAGCGAGACCGATTACGCGCTCCGGCGCGTGGACCACGTCTTTAAGGACGGTGGCGCCTATGCGCTGCTCGGCCCCTCGGGCTGCGGCAAGACGACGTTGCTCAACATCATCTCAGGCCTCATCAGGCCGAGCGAGGGCGCCATTCTTTTCGACGGGGTGGATGTCACCGGCCTGCCTACGGAGGCGCGCAACATCGCGCAGGTGTTCCAGTTTCCGGTCGTCTACGACACGATGACCGTTTACGACAATCTGGCCTTTCCGCTGCGCAACCGGCGCGTGCCCGAAGAAGCCGTCTCCCGCCGCGTGCGCGAGGTGATCGCGATGCTAGGGCTCGATGACCGGGCGGGACAGCGGGCGCAGGGCCTGACCGGCGACGAGAAGCAGAAGATCTCGCTGGGGCGGGGCCTCGTGCGGGCGGATGTGAATGCGATCCTGTTCGACGAGCCGCTCACCGTCATCGACCCGCATCTCAAATGGGCGCTGCGCACGCAGCTCAAGGAGATGCACCGCCGCTTCGGCCACACCATGGTCTATGTCACGCATGACCAGACGGAGGCGCTGACCTTCGCCGATACGGTCGTGGTCATGTATGAAGGCGAGATCGTGCAGATCGGCACGCCGGAAGAGCTCTTCGAGCGGCCGCGTCACACATTCGTGGGCTATTTCATCGGCTCGCCCGGCATGAACCTGCTGCCGGCCACGATCGAGGGTGCGACGGCCCGGCTCGGAAGCCAGTCGATCACGCTCCCGGGCGGGCTCGGGAAACCGCCGGTCGGCCAGCTCGAGCTTGGAATCCGCCCCGAATTCGTTCGCCTCGGGCGCGAGGGCATGCCGGTCGTCATCGGCAAGATCGAGGACATCGGGCGCAGGAAGATCATCCACGCGAGCCTGGAAGGCGAGGCGATCGCCATTGTCGTCAATGAAGACGAGGAGATCCCGGCAGAGCCGCACGTCGTCTTCGATCCGGCGCATCTCAATCTCTACGCCGGTTCCTGGCGCGTCGAACTGGGAGGGCCGCGCTGA
- a CDS encoding ABC transporter ATP-binding protein, giving the protein MLELRDVSKVVYGKTHISNVSLRLEPGSLNVLLGPTLAGKTTLMRLMAGLDQPTSGGVFMDGRDQAGVPVQKRSVAMVYQQFINYPSMTVYENIASPLRVTGADKAVIDRKVRAAAELLRLVPYLDRLPLELSGGQQQRTALARAIVKEARLVLLDEPLANLDYKLREELRAELPRIFAESGAIFVYATTEPAEALLLGGNTATLSEGHVTQFGRTIEVFRNPADLVTAQTFSDPPLNTIELTKQGGRFVLDGTPGIPVPTRLAGIPDAGYTVGFRPHHLSLEDRGGGVPVEARVMVTEITGSESFVHVDYAGNRWVMLEEGIHRIEVSETLRLFVDTRHMLVFDETGNSVSAMQMAA; this is encoded by the coding sequence GTGCTGGAGCTGCGTGACGTCTCCAAGGTCGTCTACGGGAAGACGCATATCAGCAATGTGTCGCTCAGGCTGGAGCCGGGTTCCCTGAACGTCCTGCTCGGGCCGACGCTCGCCGGCAAGACGACGCTGATGCGCCTGATGGCCGGCCTCGACCAGCCCACCTCGGGCGGCGTCTTCATGGACGGTAGGGATCAGGCCGGGGTGCCCGTGCAGAAGCGCAGCGTCGCCATGGTCTATCAGCAGTTCATCAACTACCCGTCCATGACCGTTTACGAGAACATCGCCTCGCCGCTGCGGGTGACGGGTGCCGACAAGGCCGTCATCGACCGGAAGGTGCGGGCGGCGGCGGAGCTCCTGCGCCTTGTGCCTTATCTCGACCGGCTTCCCTTGGAGCTGTCGGGCGGCCAGCAGCAACGTACGGCGTTGGCGCGCGCGATCGTGAAGGAGGCGAGGCTGGTTCTGCTCGACGAGCCGCTGGCCAATCTCGACTACAAGCTGCGAGAGGAATTGAGGGCCGAACTGCCGCGTATCTTCGCCGAGTCCGGTGCGATCTTCGTCTATGCCACGACCGAGCCCGCCGAGGCATTGCTGCTCGGCGGCAACACCGCGACGTTGAGCGAGGGGCACGTCACCCAGTTCGGGCGGACGATCGAGGTTTTCCGCAACCCCGCCGACCTGGTCACGGCGCAGACCTTTTCCGATCCGCCGCTCAACACGATCGAGCTGACGAAGCAGGGGGGGCGTTTCGTACTGGACGGTACGCCCGGCATCCCCGTTCCCACTCGGCTCGCGGGCATACCGGATGCCGGTTACACGGTCGGCTTTCGCCCGCATCACCTCTCGCTCGAGGACAGGGGCGGCGGCGTGCCGGTCGAGGCCCGGGTGATGGTGACGGAGATCACGGGTTCGGAGAGCTTCGTCCATGTGGACTATGCGGGCAATCGCTGGGTGATGCTGGAGGAAGGCATCCATCGCATCGAGGTGAGCGAGACGCTACGGCTCTTCGTCGATACGCGCCATATGCTGGTTTTCGACGAGACCGGCAACAGCGTTTCGGCGATGCAGATGGCGGCGTGA